The segment GGGCAGCATGGGCAGCAGAGCTGCGCCGATGTTGCCGCCCAGATGCACTTTGCGGCCAGCCGCTTCGTAGAACTTGGAGATCAGGGTCGTGGTGGTGGTCTTTCCGTCGGAGCCGGTCACAGCCACGATCTCGCAGGGGCAGAAATCAAAGAACAGTTCCACCTCGCTGGTCACCATGGTGCCTGCGGCCATGGCATCCTGCAAGGGCTTTTCAAAGTAGCCCACAAAGCCCGGCGTGCGCATGATGATGTCCTGCCCCTTGAAGCCGTCCAGATAGTTTTCGCCCAGACTCAGGTCAATGCCCAGCTCCTGGATGGTGGCGGCATAATCGCCAAAGTCCTCTACGCTCTTCTTCTGGTCACACAGGGTGACGTGTGCTCCCAGCTCCACGAACTCCCTGATGAGCGTCTTATGGCTGACGCCTGCGCCGATGAAGGCAACTTTTTTGCCCTTGATGAGCTCGGCCAGTTTCTGCTGATCCTTCTGCATAAAAACAGTTCCTCCTCAATAAGTAATATCGTATCGAACACGCCGCAAAGGGGCGCTGAAACATTCGCTGTATCATTATAGTCCATTTGGCCGCAATTGGCAACGGAAAAACGCCCTTTTTGCCCCAAAAAGCAAGGGAAATTCACAATTCCTCAATTGTATTTTGCCTTCATTTCTGCTACACTTGTCGAAGCAGAGTGCTTTTTGTATCCATACACACTCCCAGCAAATACCATAGAATGAGGTCATTTCCTTGAAACAGTTCCTGCGTATCACCGCAGCGGTGCTTGCCGCTGCGTTCCTGTTTGCCCTTACCGGCTGCAGCGGCGGCTCCGGTGCAGCCAGCTTTACATGGTTTGTGGATACCATCCCCGCAAATCTTGACCCACAGGTCGTGTCTGCTGCGCCAGACGTCATTGCCTGCGAGAATCTTTACGGCGGCCTTGTGCGCAAAAACGCCGACGGCGAGATCGTACCTAACCTGTGCGAAAGCTGGACCGTCTCTCCGGATGGCCGCACCTACACCTTTGCCATAAAAGACGGCCTGACCTACACCGCCGCTAAGGGAACCGCCACAGATTATTCCATCACCGCCGAGGACTTTGTGTTTGCGTTCCGGCGCATCTTTCAGGCACAGACGGGCTCTCCCTATGCGGTAGAGTTTTCTGCCATTGAAAACAGCGCCGCTGTTCTGGACGGTACAGCGGCGCTCAGTACGCTGGGGGTTTCGGCTTCCGGTCCGCTGACGCTGGTGTTCCGCCTGAGTGAAAAGGACGACAACTTCCTCGCAAAGCTCACCCTGCCCGGTGCCATGCCCTGCGACGAGGAGTTCTTCAACAGCACCCGCGGCACCTACGGCCTGACGGCAAAGACCACCCTTTCCAGCGGCAGTTTCTATCTGTACAACTGGACCGCCAGCGGCCTGTTCCTGCGGCGCGATGTCTCTGCGCCCCTGATCGGCAGCCTGCGTCTGGTGCAGAACACCGGCAGCACCGGCAAGAGTGCCGCTCAGCTCATCGCGGACGAGAAATGCTCTGCCGCGCTGGACGACACCGGCGAAGCGACCGCTCTGCGGGCTGTTTCCTACT is part of the Faecalibacterium sp. HTF-F genome and harbors:
- a CDS encoding peptide ABC transporter substrate-binding protein, translated to MKQFLRITAAVLAAAFLFALTGCSGGSGAASFTWFVDTIPANLDPQVVSAAPDVIACENLYGGLVRKNADGEIVPNLCESWTVSPDGRTYTFAIKDGLTYTAAKGTATDYSITAEDFVFAFRRIFQAQTGSPYAVEFSAIENSAAVLDGTAALSTLGVSASGPLTLVFRLSEKDDNFLAKLTLPGAMPCDEEFFNSTRGTYGLTAKTTLSSGSFYLYNWTASGLFLRRDVSAPLIGSLRLVQNTGSTGKSAAQLIADEKCSAALDDTGEATALRAVSYSDTTWALLFNSAEGSVFENQALRQALAGIARENAAVPSSGLYTAAEGLVPAGLTVDGIAYRDTAGDPMPVIPDPRALYLEARQGMASSDFSGVTILLPKEAGLTELAEQINGAWQKDCSLFFSVEEVPQEEFGKRLAAGDYTIALAPICAEGGSVYQMLQQFTAEGGGLTGYSDPLYTERLAESAQQTGRARCALLAECERQLLESCTVVPLLGQQKRLLVADGIKGLVFDPFTPVLDLTYTTKN